Proteins encoded within one genomic window of Camelina sativa cultivar DH55 chromosome 19, Cs, whole genome shotgun sequence:
- the LOC104767748 gene encoding protein TIME FOR COFFEE-like, whose translation MKXMIVGSPSTSSVSKNASGSPRTTASASSGANKAGQASSTTHSSSQQSKNLQSASVASSTGGRNNGPSVLGNPTTSSGSKLQQQQQLPKHGLQQQAQLFFSNPYMQAQHQHQQQQITISPSGGYYIQRHQQQSGSAPAGAATCLPVTGAVTATSDPAKAIAAAAAANNMKGGGMGKTPPGFPDVHAVPSAVQVKPVNQKQQAGE comes from the coding sequence ATGAAACANATGATAGTTGGGTCGCCTTCAACGTCTTCTGTCTCCAAAAACGCCAGTGGAAGCCCAAGAACAACTGCTTCCGCTTCTTCGGGGGCGAATAAAGCTGGACAAGCTTCATCTACTACTCATTCATCATCTCAGCAGTCTAAGAACTTGCAGTCTGCATCCGTAGCGTCATCTACTGGTGGAAGGAATAACGGTCCTTCTGTTCTCGGAAACCCCACCACGAGCTCTGGATCCAAGTtgcaacaacagcagcagttGCCAAAGCATGGGTTGCAGCAGCAAGCACAGCTTTTCTTCTCGAACCCTTATATGCAAGcccaacatcaacatcaacagcAACAGATCACTATATCTCCTTCTGGTGGGTATTACATTCAAAGACATCAGCAACAGTCAGGTTCAGCACCTGCTGGTGCAGCCACATGTCTTCCAGTCACAGGAGCCGTTACAGCAACTTCGGATCCAGCGAAAGCCATTGCGGCTGCAGCAGCTGCCAATAACATGAAAGGAGGTGGTATGGGGAAGACGCCTCCAGGGTTCCCGGATGTGCATGCGGTTCCCTCTGCTGTTCAGGTGAAACCCGTTAATCAAAAGCAACAAGCGGGTGAGTGA